The DNA segment AACGATCCGAGCCGCATTGCAGGGCGATACAACGCAAACGCTGGGTGAAGGCTTGTTTGCGGAAAAGACCAGCCAAAGACTGGACGTCCAGCGTCCAGTCTTCACCTGCCTAGGATTTACCGCACTGATGCTGCTGATCGGCTGCATCAAGTTTGCGCGGCAAGACTATTAAGAGGATAGAATTCAATCCTACCAGTGTTCACGTCGTATAAGGCTCCGGCCACAACGACGCGTCCCTCCTCAACGCCGCGACGAATCACTTCGCTCCGCTCGATAATCTGTTCGACGGTGCGGAGAACATTCTTCTTTGCGATGCTGTCGACGTAGTCTTCGCTTGGTTCTTCCTTGGACTGCTTCAATACCTGTAGCTCACTTGGATCTATCGAAGCGATGATCTCATCAACGATCACCGGCAGATGAGCACACCCGGTCGCCTCTTTAGCATCCTGCCCCGATGCGAGCAGACCTACCGAAGAGGTCACCGCACCACAACGCGTATGTCCCATCACCAATACCAACTTGACTCCGGCCACTCCAACACCGTATTCGATGCTTCCCAGGGTGTAGGAACCAATCACATTGCCCGCGACGCGAACACTGAAAATATCTCCCACGCCAAGGTCAAAGACAAGTTCTGCGGGGACTCGAGAATCGATGCAGCTAAGGACCGCAGCAATCGGATTTTGCCCCTTTGCGGTCGCATGGATTTGACGCCCAAAGTCGCGGTTCAGACGCTGCCCTGTCACGAATCGGCGGTTCCCTTCTTTTAGCATTTCCAGAACCTGCTCTGCCGACGCTTTGTCCTGTAGTTCACGCGTCGAATAATCGGCAAACTGAATCTCATCCTGAAGCCCATAACGGGCACGGAAACCACGCAGGCTGACACGGACGCCACGAGCTGGCGCCACGTTGCCCTTAAAGTCACGGATCATTCCCAACACATCGGGATCGATGTAATCGGTATCCGAAGCATCGATCAAGATGTGTGTGTCACGCGGAGCCTGCTGAAAGATTCGGTCCAACGCAGCACGATTCAAGAAACTAACTTGATTGGCCAATTCAACATGCAGCACGTCTCCGCCCAATCGCGACTCGACCACACGACGGATCGGACGTCTTAGATTGCTATTCAAAATGAACAACAGGCTGACCCCCAATCCAATCAGAATTCCAATCAACAGGTCGGTAGCGACAATCGCGACCAAAGTGACGATGAACGGTATGAACTGGTAACGTCCCTCGTTCCACATTTTTTTGAACAGGGCGGGGCTGGCCAATTTAAAACCGGTTACCAACAGGATCGCAGCCAAGGCTGCCAACGGAATTCGATTCAGCAACCCGGGCAATAGAACCACGCTCCCCAACAGCAAACCGCCATGGAAGATCGCTGAAAGCTTCGAATTACCACCAGCATTCACGTTCACCGAACCGCGAACAATCACCGAAGTGATCGGAAGTCCACCGATGAATCCCGAAACCATATTCCCCACCCCTTGAGCGACCAATTCGCGACTAGGAGGAGAATTGCGATGTTTGGGGTCGATCTTGTCGACCGCTTCCAAGTTCAAAAGCGTTTCCAATGAAGCGACAATCGCGATCGTGACGCCCCCTAAGTAGACCGCAGGATTGGCAAGCAGGGCGAAGTCAGGAAAGACAAAAAACCCTTTGAATTCTGCGAAACTGGAGGCGATCGGCAACTGCACCAAATGCTCGTTTGCGGCAACCCAGGACTCACTCCTCGTCTTAAATAATTCGTTCAGCACGATACCCAGGACAACGGCGACCAACGGGCCAGGCACCTGAGTCTTTTTCAGCAACGGAATTTTCTCCCACAGAACCAAAACGGCAATGCAGGCAAACCCGATGACCATCACTCCCTCGTGGATATCCCCCACAAGCGAATAGAAAACACTGCTAAACGTATTTTCGCCGTCTGTCTGCCAGAACGACATTTCGCCTTCGGGATCCGAATCATGCCCGAACAAGTGAGGAATCTGCTTCAAAATCAGCAGGACACCAATCGCGGCCAACAGTCCCCGAATCACACTGGACGGGAAGAACGCCGACAGGGCCCCCGCTTTGGCGACTCCCAAAGCAACTTGCAGCAGACCGCCGATCACGACCGCTAACAAGAACCCTTCAAAGCCAAGAGAACTAATCTGGGCCGCTACGATGGCCACCAAACCGGCGGCCGGTCCGCTAACACTGGTACTCGATCCGCTCAACACGCCAACCACAATACCGCCGACAATCCCTGCGATCAGCCCCGACATCGGATCGGCACCCGATGCCAATGCGATTCCTAAGCAAAGCGGCAGGGCGACCAGTGCCACAACCACCCCGGCAATGAGGTCTTTTCCTAGATTGGCTGGTTTGAGCATTGACTGGAGCGAATCCTCTGCAACCGCGGAGGTCTCACCTGGAGTTTCATTCGTCATCGATTTATCGCTTTCTAAGTTGCAGAGTCGTTAAGCTGCATTCGCACGTGCTGGTAGTAAAAAATCCTCTTCATTACGCTGCAAGCACTCCGCATCCTGGGCGTCGTTTCAAAGTTCTTCCGCGGTCGATGGACCGGATAACGGTCTATCCGAGGGAAAACGTCTATCAATAGATTAGCGATTCGTGAAACGGCAGACCGTTCCCGTTGGCAACCAGCAAAGACAACATGCGGGTTACCCTAAATCCTACCACTCTATGTGCAGACGATTCCTGCCATGAACCTAAAACTTCAAATGAACGCTACGGTTTTGAACCGCAGGTCTTCGACAGCCGAATTCAAGAGGCGAATTGCCTTCCCTACCAATCCGCTAGCAGCGCAGCGGGGCTCGGATTCCATTAGCAAGACGATGCCCAGTAAAAGGGCGTTGAAGCGGTAGAAAGAAAGACCCATGCCGCTTTGCAGCCTGGGTCCAAACCACTTCCCAAGGACGAATTTCCGCAACATGACAACGTCGAACTTGCTCTTCTTCGATCAACGAAGGCCGCTCGTGAATGTCTTCCGCAAGCGTCGTCTGAGTTCCTGAGGCCATCGTCAGCACGGGCGCAGGTACGAAGAACACGCCGCAAGGAACTGCGAACGCGAACATCATCAGGAGAAAGGATCGACGAATCCCAGCGAACATTAGCGGCTAAATTAGGGTCACGAAATCGTTACAGATAACCTGTACGATAGAAAACTAATCGTATTCGTCAACTAGAAAACTTGAGCAAATTCAAAGACTGCGGATTCTGTCTCAGCCGCTTCCTACCCTCTGTCCCAGGCGATGAACGCAGAAAATCGCGGCCAAGCGATCCGAATCCATCGTTTCCCTTAGGGACGCTGGCGAGATTGCAGTCGCTGCTGTTCCTGCAGAACTTTTTCCATCGGGCTTAACGCCGGAGTCCTTTGAGAAGGGAGCGATATGGGGCCCCGAACCCCGCCTGGATTCGCTTGCAGAACCGCTTCTTGCCACACATCGATCTGCATCCCGTCACGCAGGGCGTTGCCCGCAGGCAGGGGAAAAATGCCTACGCTTTTGGCTTGATAGTTGACGTCTTCTATAACGTTGGGGCTTTTTCCCGTTCGGTCGATCGCGATCGATTGCAAAAACTTTTCGTAGACGCTGATGTCGTACAAAATCGCCGGAGGAACGACCGTGATGAACTCATCCACATGGATACGCCCGGTCGAATCGGAGACCTCATAGCGTTCGATGATCTCGCCCCCCAGGTCACGCTCCAGCGATACGGGAATACTTTGGCCGGGTTGAATCGACTGCTGCGGATACGATCGCTGATTCATCAGGTCGGTTAACACGATTCTGA comes from the Roseimaritima multifibrata genome and includes:
- a CDS encoding bifunctional SulP family inorganic anion transporter/carbonic anhydrase; amino-acid sequence: MTNETPGETSAVAEDSLQSMLKPANLGKDLIAGVVVALVALPLCLGIALASGADPMSGLIAGIVGGIVVGVLSGSSTSVSGPAAGLVAIVAAQISSLGFEGFLLAVVIGGLLQVALGVAKAGALSAFFPSSVIRGLLAAIGVLLILKQIPHLFGHDSDPEGEMSFWQTDGENTFSSVFYSLVGDIHEGVMVIGFACIAVLVLWEKIPLLKKTQVPGPLVAVVLGIVLNELFKTRSESWVAANEHLVQLPIASSFAEFKGFFVFPDFALLANPAVYLGGVTIAIVASLETLLNLEAVDKIDPKHRNSPPSRELVAQGVGNMVSGFIGGLPITSVIVRGSVNVNAGGNSKLSAIFHGGLLLGSVVLLPGLLNRIPLAALAAILLVTGFKLASPALFKKMWNEGRYQFIPFIVTLVAIVATDLLIGILIGLGVSLLFILNSNLRRPIRRVVESRLGGDVLHVELANQVSFLNRAALDRIFQQAPRDTHILIDASDTDYIDPDVLGMIRDFKGNVAPARGVRVSLRGFRARYGLQDEIQFADYSTRELQDKASAEQVLEMLKEGNRRFVTGQRLNRDFGRQIHATAKGQNPIAAVLSCIDSRVPAELVFDLGVGDIFSVRVAGNVIGSYTLGSIEYGVGVAGVKLVLVMGHTRCGAVTSSVGLLASGQDAKEATGCAHLPVIVDEIIASIDPSELQVLKQSKEEPSEDYVDSIAKKNVLRTVEQIIERSEVIRRGVEEGRVVVAGALYDVNTGRIEFYPLNSLAAQT